GCCAGGAGTCCCTGCCCGGTGCCCGACGCGTCACGCTGCGCGCCGATATCTTCGACCTCCCCACCGCGGGACGCCGCACGTCGACCGACAAGGAGTGATCATGACCAGTGCAACGCTTCACCTCGCGGCCCCCACCGCGCTCGAGCGCGGGCTCACGGCCATTGCCGCGACGATCACGCGTTACGTCGACCGCCGCATGGCCCTGCGCGCCGAGCGTCGCGAGATCGCCGTCGATCTGCTTCGCGAGCAGCAGGCGCGCAAGCAGGATCCTCGAGCGCTCGACATCGCGCTGCTGTCGATGGGCTCGCGCTCGCGCTGAGCGGTCTGCCGATGGTCCGCCTCTCGTCAGCGCCCGGCCTGCAGTCGAATCCCCGCCAGCAGGAGGTCGAGGCCTCCGATGAACTGATCGCGGTCGTCGTGGCCGTCGAACTCATCGATGATGTGGTGGACGAACGGAAAGCGATCCGGATCGAGCGCGCGCCACTGCGCCGTCGCGCCGGCCATGTACTCCTCCCGGCTCACGTCCCCCGAGACGACGGCCGCAGGCGGCTCCTGCCCCAGGTCGGCGGCGGTGCCGATCACGTAGCCGACCACGGCTGAGGTCGCGTGGAAGGACTGCCGGGGCGACAGGTCAAGGCGCATCACCTGCTCGCCGATCAACTCGTACAGCTGCAGGGAGTGGACCTGTCTGGTCGTGTCGCGCAGCGCGTAGGCGCCCAACCACGGACGATCAGCGATCGCGTCGAACATGGTCATGCCGATGAGGCGAAGATCATCGATCGGGTCACCGGTGCCGACGCCGTCGACCTCCGTCAGTACGCCGCCCAGCACCGAGTCCGCCGCCAGATCGAGCAGCTCCTCGCGCCCTGAGACGTACCAGTAGACGCTGGCGACACCGCCGCCCAGCCGTGCAGCGAGGGTGCGGAAGGTCAGTCCCTGCGCACCCGACTCGTCGAGGATCGCAACGGCTCCGGCCAGAACGGACTCGAGGGAGTGGGTGGCGCGAGCACGCGATCGCGGACTGCGCGCCCGCGAGGGCGTCTCGGCTGACTGCGGGGACGATGCCATGGCTCCATCCCACCACATGGCGCGACTCGACCGGGAAGCGGCTTGCGAGTTATCGAACATTGTTCTAGTGTATCGAACGGCGTTCGAAACCGAACACTGTTCGATACCGATCCGAGGTACTCATGAGCACCGCACCCGCAGCCCCCACCCGCACCTACATGTCGCTGAAGGCTGCGTGGATACCTCTCGCCGCACTGTGCCTCGCGTTCTTCGTGGAGATGGTCGACAACACGCTGCTCTCGATCGCTCTGCCGACGATCGGGCGCGACCTCGGCGGGGATACGACCGCTCTGCAATGGATCACCGGCGCATACTCGCTCACCTTCGGCGGGCTGCTGCTCACCGCGGGATCGATCGCCGACCGCTTCGGTCGACGCCGGGTGCTGCAGATCGGCCTGGCGCTGTTCGGGCTGATCAGTCTCGCAGTGCTGCTCGTCGGCACGACCGGCGAGCTCATCGCGCTGCGCGCGGCCCTCGGTGTCGCGGCCGCCGCGATGGCGCCGATCACCAACTCCCTCGTGTTCCGGCTCTTCGACGACGACAAGCTCCGCATGCGTGCGATGACGCTGATGATCGTCGTCGGGATGTCGGGATTCGTGCTGGGACCGCTGCTCGGCGGCACGATGCTCGTGCACCTGCCGTGGCAGTGGCTGCTGATCGTCAACGCGCCGATCGCGCTGGTCGCCAGCCTCGGCGTCCACTTCGGTGTGCCGGCCGACAGCGCCGACGGACTCACGAAGGACCGGCTCGATCTGCCGGGTGCGGCGTTCAGCATCCTTACCATCGGCCTTGCGTGCTACGCGCTGACGAGTGGCGTCGAGAACGGCTGGATCTCGCCGATCACGGTCACCGTCGCCGTCGGCGCGGTGGCATCCTGCGGTCTGTTCATCCTCCGGGAGCGCCGCGCGGCATCGCCGATGCTGGACCTGTCGCTGTTCCGCGTCGGCACCGTGCGGGGGGCCGTGATCGCGCAGATCGGCACCTCGGTCGCGATGGCGGGCGTGATGTTCGCGCTCATCCTGCACTTCCAGTACGCATGGGGCTGGTCGCCGCTGCAGGCGGGACTCGCCAACCTGCCGCTCATCGCCACCATGATCCTCGCCACGCCCATCACCGAGCGGCTCATCAGCCGCTTCGGCCACCGCATCGCGTGCCTGTTCGGGGCGGTACTCCTGGCTGCAGGACTCGCGATGATGGCGTGGGCGGTCGAGCAGGACTACCTCGAGATCGCGGTGGCGATGGTGGTCATGACCATCGGCCTGCGCACCGTCATGACGATCTGCGCCGTCGCGCTGGTCGGCGCCATGCCCGAGGATCGCACCTCCATGGGGGCGGCCATGAACGATTCCGCACAGGAGGTCGGCACCAGCGTGGGCACCGCGTTCGTCGGCACGCTGATCGCCGTGCTCGTCACGACGGTCCTGCCGGACGACGCTTGGAGCCCCGAGCTGGTTGCTTCGTTCTTCCACGGCGAGCAGCTCCTGTTCGTCGTGCTCGCCGTGGCGGTGGGGCTCATCTCGAGCATCGGCGCGCTCAGTCTGACGAACGCGCACACCGCGGACGAGCACCCGGCGCCCACCCCTTCCGTCGACGTGGTGATCGACGCGAAGAGGTGAGTGCGCGGGGAGGTCAGCGCGTCGCGCCGACCGGGACCTGGGCCTCCGCCTCGACCGGCTTCGCCCGTCCCGGCAGCACGGTGCAGACGCCCACGGCGACGACGGTGAACCCGACCGCCCACCAGAAGGCGGTGTCGAAGCCGGCGGCGAGGCCGACGAGGTCGGCCGCGCCGCTCGTCGTCGCCTCGAGGATCACGGCGAGGATCGCCGTGCCGAAAGCGCCGCCCAGCTGCTGCGCGAGTCGCGTGATGATGCTCGCATGCGGCACCTGGTCGCGTTCGAGGCCGACGAAGGCGACCGACATCATCGGGATCATCAGGGTTCCCATCCCGAAGCCGCGCACCACCAGTGCCGCCATCAGCCAGACCACGTTCGTGGAGGCATCCGACACGGCGAAGGGGACGGTGGCCAGGCCCATGACGATGAAGCCGACGATCGCGACGGTGCGCGCGCCGAGCGAATCGGTCAGCCGCCCGGCGATCATGCGGCTGAGCAGTGCACCGACGCCCTGAGGGATCAGCAGCAGCGCCGCGGTGAGCACATCCGTGCCCCGGACGATCTGGAAGTAGAGCGGCAGCAGCAGCATCGATCCGTAGAGGGCGGCTCCAGAGAGGAAGAGGATCGCGCCCGAGGTCGCCACCGTCCGGCGCTTCAGCAGCCTGATATCGATCAGCGCCCCAGTGCGCCGCCGCACCTGACTGAACACGAACGCCACTGCCAGCACGACCCCGGCGATGACGGGGATCCACACGTCCAGCCGCGAGAATCCGCCGTCCTGGCTGACGTTGGAGAGCCCGTACAGGATGCCGACGAGCGCCGGCGAGATCAGGACCAGCCCCACCCAGTCCAGTGCCGGACGGCCACGGGGAGTGTCGGAAGGGAGGAATCGCCAGGCGAGCGCGAGCCCGACGAGGCAGAAGGGCACATTCACCCAGAAGATCCAGTGCCAGTCCAGCCAGGTGAGGATGAGCCCGCCGAGGGTCGGGCCGATGATGGGTCCGAGCGCGGCCGGCAGGCTGACCATCGCCATGAGGCGCCCGAGGCTCGCACCGGCGGGAACCTGCTGCACGGCGAGGGTCGCCATGAGCGGCATCATCAGGCCGCCGCCGAAGCCCTGCAGGACGCGGAACGCGATCAGACTGGGCGCGTCCCAGGCCAGGCTGCACGCGATCGAGGCGATCAGGAAGATGGTGAGCGCGATCATCCAGAGGCGTTTTCCGCCGAGCCGGGCCTGGGCCCACCCGACGATCGGGATGGCGACCCCGAGCGCGAGCAGATACGCCGTGGTCACCCACTGGATGGTACTGACCGGCACGTCGAGATCCTTCGCGAGCGTGGCCAGCGCGACGCTCATGATGGTGCCGTCGAAGATGACGGCGAGGCCCCCGGCGACCAGCACCAGAGCGGAGACGATGGCGCTGCGCGGTACCGCGGGCGCTGTGGGGGAAGTCATGCGAACTCCTTCGAATAAGATACAGACGTGTATCTACCGTTGGCGAGTGTACGCGGGCCGGATAAGATACACAAATGGATCTTGAGAAGCCGACGAAACGACGCCGCGGACAGGAACTCGAGAATGCGATCCTCGCCGCAGGCTGGGATCAGCTTGTCGAGGGCGGGTACAACGCGTTCACGATCGACGGGGTCGCCGAACGGGCGGACACCAGTCGCTCGGTGATCTACCGGCGCTGGCCCGATCGTGACGACCTCCTGGAGGCCTCGCTCACGTACGGCCTGAATCAGGGACGAGAGCTGACGCCGCCCGACACCGGGAGCCTGCGCGGCGACATGATCGAGGCGCTGCGCCGCTCCAACCGGCTGCGTGGATCCATCGCACCGCTGATGAGCGTGTTCATGGGCGCCTACTATGCCGACTCCGGCCGCACGTTCGCCGAGGTGCGAGAGCGGGCGCTCGGACCACGCGGCGGCGGTCCGCTCGACATCATCCTGGAGAGGGCCGTCGCTCGGGGGGAGGCCGATGCCGCGAAGCTCACCCCGCGGGTGAGGTCGGTCGCGGTCGACCTGTTCCGCCACGAGATGCTGATCACGGCGGCGCCGCTGTCGGACGAGGTGCTCGATGAGATCGTCGACGACGTGTTCCTGCCGCTGGTGCGACCCGACAGGACGTGACGGGAATTCTGGCTCAGTCGTCGAACGGGCGGGCGACGACCTCGCCGGATGCCGTGAGCAGGACCTCCCACCCGGCATCCAGCTCGGCCAGTGGCCGGCCTTCGAGCCAGGTGAGGGTCCAGTGCCCTGTCAGACCGCGTCCCTCGACATCGGCGATCGCCGGGCGCAGCGCTGCCGGCACGGATGCCGGCGGCTGCGTCCCGGCCGCCCAGCGGGTGCCGAGCTGCATCACTGCTCCACCGGAGCCAGCTCGATCGCCGTGACGGCCAGCTCGTCGCCCTCCACGACGGTGAGCTCCGCGATGCGACCGACTGCCCGCAGATCGTCGGCGGCCGCGCGCAGTGCATCGGCCTTGGCCGGAGGCGCCGCGATCGTCGCGCTGGAAACCGGGGTCTTCTGCGAGGCCTTGGCCTCGGTCTTGGCACGACGGATGCCGATCAGCGCAGCGCTGGCGACGGACAGCACCGCCGGGTCGCCCTCGGAGCCGAGCGGCTCCGGCCAGGAGGCGGTGTGGATCGAGCCGTCCTCGAACCAGGACCACGCCTCCTCGGTCGCGAAGGACACGATCGGGGCCAGCAGGCGCAGCAGGGTCGACAGTGCCAGGCGCAGGGCGAGCGCCGCGGAGGCCTGGCCGACATCCGTCTGGTCGTAGGCGCGCTCCTTGACGAGCTCGAGGTAGTCGTCGCAGAACGTCCAGAAGAACGCCTCGGTGACCTCCAGCGCCTTGGCCTGGTCGTAGTTCTCGTACGCGGCGGTGGCCTCGCGGGTCACGGCGTCCAGCGTCGCGAGCATCGAGGCGTCCAGCGCGTGGGTGATCTGCGCGCCCTCGGGCACGGGGAAGGAGAGCACGAACTTCGCCGCGTTGAGGATCTTGATCGCCAGGCGGCGCCCGATCTTCACCTGGGTGGGGTTCTGCGGGTCGAAGGCCGCATCCATGCCCAGTCGGCTCGATGCCGACCAGTACCGCACGGCATCCGAACCGTGCTTCTCCAGGATGTCGGCGGGGGTGACCACGTTGCCCTTGGACTTGGACATCTTCTTGCGGTCGGGGTCGACGATGAAGCCGGAGATCGCCGCGTTGCTCCACGGTGCGCGCTGGTCCTCCAGCGTCGAGCGGAGCATGGTCGAGAACAGCCAGGTGCGGATGATGTCCTGGCCCTGCGGACGCAGATCGAACGGCGCGACCAGGTTCCAGAGGTCCTTGTCGCGCTGCCAGCCGCCGGCCAGCTGCGGGGTGAGCGAGGAGGTCGCCCAGGTGTCGAAGATGTCCTGCTCGGCCACGAAGCCGCCAGGCACGCCGCGCTGCTCCTCGGTGAAGCCCGCCGGCACGTCGGTCGTCGGGTCGATGGGCAGGATGTCGTGGGCAGGGGTGAGCACGCGGTCGTAGTCGCGCTCACCGTTCTCGTCGAGGCCGTACCAGATCGGGATCGGCACGCCGAAGAAGCGCTGACGCGAGACCAGCCAGTCACCGGTGAGCCCGCCCACCCAGTTCTCGTAGCGCACCCGCATGAAGTCGGGATGCCAGGACATCTGCTTGCCGTTCTCCAGCAGCTGGTCGCGCAGCTCGGCATCGCGGGCGCCGTTGCGGATGTACCACTGGCGGGTGGAGACGATCTCCAGCGGGCGGTCGCCCTTCTCGAAGAACTTCACCGCGTGGTTGAAGGGCTTGCCGACCTCGATGAGCTCGCCCGACTCGCCCAGCAGCTCCACGATGGTCTTGCGGGCGCTGAACACGGTCTTGCCTGCCAGCTGCTCGTAGGCCGCCTTGCCGGCATCCGTCCGGATCGCCTCGGGAGCATCGGTCAGCACGCGGCCGTCCTTGCCGAGGATCGTGCGGTTGGGCAGATCCAGCTCCCGCCACCAGATGATGTCGGTCACGTCGCCGAAGGTGCAGATCATGGCGATGCCCGAGCCCTTGTCCGGCTGGGCGAGGTGGTGCGCGAGCACCGGCACCTCGACGTCGAAGACAGGAGTGCGCACGGTGGTGCCGAACGAGGCCTGGTACCGCTCGTCATCCGGGTGCGCGACCAGTGCCACGCAGGCGGCCAGCAGCTCGGGACGGGTGGTCTCGATGTGGATGTCGCCGGAGCCGTCCGTGCGGTGGAAGGCGAGGCGGTGATACGCAGCCTGCTGCTCGCGGTCTTCGAGCTCGGCCTGCGCGATCGCGGAGCGGAAGTCGATGTCCCACAGCGTCGGGGCCAGCGACTGGTACGCCTCGCCGCGGTCCAGTCCGCGCAGGAACGCCAGCTGGCTCTGCCGGATGGTGTCGTCGGAGATGGTGCGGTAGGTCTGGGTCCAGTCCACGCTGAGCCCCAGCTGGCGGAACAGCGCCTCGAACTGCTTCTCGTCCTCGATGGTCAGTTTCTCGCACAGCTCGATGAAGTTGCGGCGGCTGATGGGCAGCTGGTCGGCCGCCCGGGAGGACTTGTTGTCGCCGCCCTCGAACGGGGGCGTGAACTCGGGGTCGTAGGGGAGCGTGGGGTCGCACCGCACGCCGTAGTAGTTCTGCACGCGACGCTCGGTGGGCAGGCCGTTGTCGTCCCAGCCCATCGGGTAGAAGACGCTCTTGCCGCGCATGCGCTCGAAGCGGGCCTTGAT
Above is a genomic segment from Microbacterium sp. W4I4 containing:
- a CDS encoding TetR/AcrR family transcriptional regulator → MASSPQSAETPSRARSPRSRARATHSLESVLAGAVAILDESGAQGLTFRTLAARLGGGVASVYWYVSGREELLDLAADSVLGGVLTEVDGVGTGDPIDDLRLIGMTMFDAIADRPWLGAYALRDTTRQVHSLQLYELIGEQVMRLDLSPRQSFHATSAVVGYVIGTAADLGQEPPAAVVSGDVSREEYMAGATAQWRALDPDRFPFVHHIIDEFDGHDDRDQFIGGLDLLLAGIRLQAGR
- a CDS encoding MFS transporter produces the protein MSTAPAAPTRTYMSLKAAWIPLAALCLAFFVEMVDNTLLSIALPTIGRDLGGDTTALQWITGAYSLTFGGLLLTAGSIADRFGRRRVLQIGLALFGLISLAVLLVGTTGELIALRAALGVAAAAMAPITNSLVFRLFDDDKLRMRAMTLMIVVGMSGFVLGPLLGGTMLVHLPWQWLLIVNAPIALVASLGVHFGVPADSADGLTKDRLDLPGAAFSILTIGLACYALTSGVENGWISPITVTVAVGAVASCGLFILRERRAASPMLDLSLFRVGTVRGAVIAQIGTSVAMAGVMFALILHFQYAWGWSPLQAGLANLPLIATMILATPITERLISRFGHRIACLFGAVLLAAGLAMMAWAVEQDYLEIAVAMVVMTIGLRTVMTICAVALVGAMPEDRTSMGAAMNDSAQEVGTSVGTAFVGTLIAVLVTTVLPDDAWSPELVASFFHGEQLLFVVLAVAVGLISSIGALSLTNAHTADEHPAPTPSVDVVIDAKR
- a CDS encoding MDR family MFS transporter, with translation MTSPTAPAVPRSAIVSALVLVAGGLAVIFDGTIMSVALATLAKDLDVPVSTIQWVTTAYLLALGVAIPIVGWAQARLGGKRLWMIALTIFLIASIACSLAWDAPSLIAFRVLQGFGGGLMMPLMATLAVQQVPAGASLGRLMAMVSLPAALGPIIGPTLGGLILTWLDWHWIFWVNVPFCLVGLALAWRFLPSDTPRGRPALDWVGLVLISPALVGILYGLSNVSQDGGFSRLDVWIPVIAGVVLAVAFVFSQVRRRTGALIDIRLLKRRTVATSGAILFLSGAALYGSMLLLPLYFQIVRGTDVLTAALLLIPQGVGALLSRMIAGRLTDSLGARTVAIVGFIVMGLATVPFAVSDASTNVVWLMAALVVRGFGMGTLMIPMMSVAFVGLERDQVPHASIITRLAQQLGGAFGTAILAVILEATTSGAADLVGLAAGFDTAFWWAVGFTVVAVGVCTVLPGRAKPVEAEAQVPVGATR
- a CDS encoding TetR/AcrR family transcriptional regulator, which produces MDLEKPTKRRRGQELENAILAAGWDQLVEGGYNAFTIDGVAERADTSRSVIYRRWPDRDDLLEASLTYGLNQGRELTPPDTGSLRGDMIEALRRSNRLRGSIAPLMSVFMGAYYADSGRTFAEVRERALGPRGGGPLDIILERAVARGEADAAKLTPRVRSVAVDLFRHEMLITAAPLSDEVLDEIVDDVFLPLVRPDRT
- the valS gene encoding valine--tRNA ligase; this encodes MAASASNQIPDKPVLEGLEAKWGERWSEQGTFLFDRIRAAEAGRKGVYSIDTPPPTASGSLHIGHVFSYTHTDIKARFERMRGKSVFYPMGWDDNGLPTERRVQNYYGVRCDPTLPYDPEFTPPFEGGDNKSSRAADQLPISRRNFIELCEKLTIEDEKQFEALFRQLGLSVDWTQTYRTISDDTIRQSQLAFLRGLDRGEAYQSLAPTLWDIDFRSAIAQAELEDREQQAAYHRLAFHRTDGSGDIHIETTRPELLAACVALVAHPDDERYQASFGTTVRTPVFDVEVPVLAHHLAQPDKGSGIAMICTFGDVTDIIWWRELDLPNRTILGKDGRVLTDAPEAIRTDAGKAAYEQLAGKTVFSARKTIVELLGESGELIEVGKPFNHAVKFFEKGDRPLEIVSTRQWYIRNGARDAELRDQLLENGKQMSWHPDFMRVRYENWVGGLTGDWLVSRQRFFGVPIPIWYGLDENGERDYDRVLTPAHDILPIDPTTDVPAGFTEEQRGVPGGFVAEQDIFDTWATSSLTPQLAGGWQRDKDLWNLVAPFDLRPQGQDIIRTWLFSTMLRSTLEDQRAPWSNAAISGFIVDPDRKKMSKSKGNVVTPADILEKHGSDAVRYWSASSRLGMDAAFDPQNPTQVKIGRRLAIKILNAAKFVLSFPVPEGAQITHALDASMLATLDAVTREATAAYENYDQAKALEVTEAFFWTFCDDYLELVKERAYDQTDVGQASAALALRLALSTLLRLLAPIVSFATEEAWSWFEDGSIHTASWPEPLGSEGDPAVLSVASAALIGIRRAKTEAKASQKTPVSSATIAAPPAKADALRAAADDLRAVGRIAELTVVEGDELAVTAIELAPVEQ